AAGGCGGAGTATGGACTTGGAATACGAGGATCCTGCGAGGCGGAGTTCCTGCAACAGCCCCCATGAAGAAACAGCCCCCATGGGGCTAAATGATGACTGCAGTTTGAGCATCAGGCCAGACGCTGTCTGATAACAACTAATGTTATAGCGCTAAGCAACTGACCAAGCAATTTATGCAGATGGGGGCCGATGCAATACACCTCATTACCGGTGGGTCGTTGTATTACTGTATGTCAGGTACTGTCACACGGGGTATTAGGTATCAGCCTACAAATTGCTGCATTTGACGCTGCATCTGTCAGATCATAACCAAGTATAGGACATATTGGCTGAGGAAATGTCCCTTCATGCTGAAGATCAGCTTGATCAGCCTGGGGGCGAGAGTATGTAAAGAAGCCTGCTTTCCTCCCTCAACACAGTCCGTCATCCACTGTCGCCCACAGTATCGTCATCACACCCTCAGTCATGCCCATTGCCAACACCAACGCCGCAGCGCTATTGACGCTCCTTGCGTTGACACTCGGTTACCACCTTCGCACATGGCCCCTTGtggaccttctccttgaaacTCTTTTTGCCGTGATTGTCTACCGCTTGACCTTGCATCCACTGGCCAGCTACCCAGGACCCTGGCTGGCCGCCGCCACAGACTGGTACAACATCTACTACTGCTTCACGGGCGATCGACACCTAGACTTCTACCGACTGCACGAGAAATACGGATCAGCCGTACGATATGGCCCCAATCGCGTGTCATTCCGCTCGGCAACCGCCCTGGCTGACATCTACGGCAGCCAAGCCAACACACAAAAGTCAGCCGTCTACAGCGCCTTTACCCACTTCTTCACCGTCCCTGCCAGTCTAACCACCATCGATCGAAAAGCCCATGCCTTCAAGCGGCGTGTCACCAGCCGAGCCCTAAACCCACGTGCCGTGCAGGATCTCGAAGAGCTGATCCTGCAGAACGTGCGCGCCCTGTGCACCGCCCTGACGATCCCAGCGGATCCCTACCCATCGAAGAACAATGAGGATCCAACTACCGAGAAggatccctcctcctcctggggCCGTCCCCACGACCTCACCACAACAATCAAATGCCTCCTCAGCGACATCATGGGCGACGTGACCTTCTCCCGTCACTGGAACATGCAATCCAGCCCACGTAACCGCCACATCCTATCCCTAATGGCCCAAGGCACCCGCGGCATAAACCTAGCAGGCCACATGCCCACCCTCCTCAAACTCCACCTCGACCGTCTCTGCTTCCCCACTCTAACCCGCGGCGTGCAGCAATTCTTCCAACTTTCCGAAGAACAGTCCTCTTGGCGCGCCGCTCAGCCCCCCGATACCTTGCCGCATCGGGACCTCTTCGCCTCGCTCCTCGACGCCCGCGACCCACATTCGGGCCAGGGCTATACTCCGCGCGATTTAATTGCCGAAGCGGGCTTTTTGATCATTGCCGGTACTGATACTACGGCGACAACTATCACTGCCACTTTGTTCTATCTGCTGCATAACGGGGAGGCGTATGTCCGCGCACAGACCGAGGTTCGTGCTGCTTTTAAGGATGTCGAAGATGTCCGGATTGGACCTGCTCTGGCGGGGTGTGGGTTTCTGTATGCTTGTGTAAATGAGGCGCTGCGGTTGAATCCACCTGTTAGTTCGGTTCTGCCGCGCCAGGTGCTGGAGggggggttggtggttggggcAATGGATGATaagcatggtggtggtgctgatcgTAAGTACTTTGTGCCGGAGGGGACAGATGTCGGGGTGCCGATGTATGCCTTACAGAGGGATGCTCGGTACTGGGTTGATCCCCATGCGTTCAGGCCGGAACGCTGGCTGGGGGTGGATGCTGAGGATGGAGGTGTCACAGCGTATGCGCCGTTCGGGGCGGGACGGACAAGTTGCGTGGGTAAGTACCTTGCGTATCAAGAGATGGGGATTATTCTCGCTaggttgttgtggttgtttgaTATACAGTTGTATTCCGTTCatgagaaagaggggaacaagaagaagggggatgCGGCATGGGGAAGGAACCGGAGAGATGAGTTCCAGACACGCGATGTGTTTACCAGTTCGCACGAGGGACCAGTTGTACAGTTCCGCAGAAGAATTTAAGTACCATGCCAACTCGGTTTGGTAATAAGATATACAATTTTCTGTTTGTCACACATTATAGTTGTTTTCAAACTCCTCATAATCGATTACTATTACACCGGCAAATAAATCTACTCCAACAACCCCTCGACCaacacctccctccaccttTCAAATACCCCCTCAACAAGACTTCTCTCATAAAACGCCTCATTCCAATGCACCGACAACACCAACTCCCCGTTAAACGTCCACACCTGcgtcaacaacaaccgatTAATAACCTCGATAGCTACCCaccactcctccaccttgaccttcctctccttgcCCTCCACCTCTGACTTAAGCAGCTCATTCACCCTTCCCATAGAACTCAGTTCGGGATGCGCCGGAGCAAGCAACGGATCAGGCGGCGCAGCGCCCAAGACCTGCATAACTCGTCCCACATAGGTAGGCAGGAAATCAAAGATATTCTGCGGGGCCTCCTTGGCCAGATTCCTCCGGTAGAGGGAGGTGAATTCCCGCGCGAGGCGGAGGAATTCTCCATGCTTCTCCACCTGCGTTGGGTAGAGCGGCATGCGGAACGGAAGACCTGTATGATAGAGCGAGACGGCGGCTGCAGGGCCGTTCCACGGCTCGGGGAGGTACCGACGCAGGTCGAGGGGGTTGAAGCCGACGTAGTCGGGTTTGTTTTCTGGGTGGAGGGCGAATTGAAGGCCGGTTAGGGCGAGGGCGGCGTGGGTGGCGGCTGTGATGGTGATATTGTGGGCGGAGCACGCTTCCAAGAGACGGGTGGTGGTTGCGCTGTCGATGTGGCGGAGGATGCGtctggggttggtggggaggacgTTGGGGAGAGTGGGAAGCATAAGGTTTCCATTGTCGGTCTGGGTGAGGCAGGGCTGGAGTTCGCGGTTTGAGGCTGCTGTGGCGGCGGGTTCGTCTAGGGGGGTGCTTGTGTTGGGGAGATTGGAGTCTGAGATGGCTTGGTCCACGGCGGGACAGAGACGGGAGGGTTCAGTCCCGTCGATGGGATGAATGGTGCCGTCTGCGAGGAGTTGCAGGAAGGCGGACTGCATGTGGTGCAGACCGATGCCGTCGATGCGCCAATGGGGGGTGCGGAAGACTACCTCGGAGGTATTGGGGAGGTAGTAGAGATGGACGCGTGGTGAGGGAGTTAGCTGCTCGTAGAGGTCATTTGAAGTTCGATTGGTGTCGATGTGGAAGGTCTCTTGGGCCCACGCGTCGAGTTGGGTAGTAGAGGTGATGACTTCATACACGAAGCGCTGGCTGCCGTTGCCGTCTGCCTCGGGTTCAGCGGCCAATTGAGGGTAGACATGGCGGAGAGCTTTCCAGGCTTGCTCAATTGCACTGGTGGGAGGTAGAGGTGGGTGCAGCTGGAGAGTGCAAGTGATTAGGTAGTGTTCTTTGTTGAGCGGAGCACCGGCGGCAGCAACAATGCGGTAGAATGACTCGATGGAGTCGAAGGGACGCTCGTATCGGTTCGGGGAGACTTGTGTCCAGGACATCTCGAAAACCAAGGGAATTGAGAGTTTGGATAGTGGTTTGGGGCCAAGTGGCGGTGTTCGGTCAAGTTCTGATATGGCAAAAGAGAACTGGGAGATTGTGGAATGATTGAGGGGTAAGACTTGAATTGATGGAGCAGGCGGGGGCGATAAATAACTAAGAAGGTATTGcatctagtatctactgtGTTACACTACCAGGCAAAGTGGATCTCAGGAAACTTTGTAGCCTTGTAGGCTGACAGACAGTAAGCACTAAATAGCATTGAGACAAGATTTTATGGCCCCCTGCAGATCACTGGTGACTGGCGATACAAGTGTACACTAAACGTTACTAGTCAATGCTTAGTGCGAGAGAGCGAGGCTTCGCTGCGTGGGGTCCAAAACACAAACAACGGAAGAAGCGGACACTGACATTTCTCCCCCACTTATTATCTttgctcttctccccctccttcaatcCGTTCCTGCTGCTCTCTCTATCCTCAATTACaccccttcctttcttccctaTATACCAGATATCATACACATACCATACTTAAACAATGTCCAGCCAACCTCTTATCTGGGTTGTCACCGGCTGCTCCTCCGGCATCGGCGAAGCCCTAGTCCGCGCCATCCTCGCCCAGGTGAGCACCCACCCCACCAATTTCTTCCTCACACTTGTACCAATTACTGACCGACGAAAATTCAGGGAGACAAAGTCATTGCCACTGCTCGCGCCCGCAACAATGTCAGCGGTGCCGACCGTCTCTCGGCTCTCAAAGAAGCCGGAGCCGCAGTGGTCGAGCTCGACGTGAGCCGGCCCCAAGAAGAACTGGATGCCAAGGCGCGCGAGATCTGGGAGATCTACGGCAAAGTCGATGTCCTAGTGAACAACGCTGGATACATTGACGCTGGTATTGTCGAAGAAATCACGTTAGCTtgcccctctccccccactCCTCGTATACTGTCTTGAATCCCCACTAATAAATTCCCAGCGAGCCTTTCCTGATTGACGCCCTCCGCACCAACGCCTTCGGTCCCCTCAACGTATCCCGCGCCTTCCTGCCACTCATGCGCGCCCAAAAATCCGGAACCGTGCTGTTCACTAGCAGCGTCGGAGTCTACTACGGTGCGCCTGGTGCATCATGCTACACAGGCGGCAAGGGTCTcctggaggtggtggtgcccAACCTGGCTCTGGAGCTGGCGGCATTCGGCATTCGCACCTCACTACTCACCTATGGTTACTACCGCACAGAGGTCATGAACCCTGGAAACTTTTACAGCCGGGCGCCTCGTCCGCTGCCGGAGTATGAAGAGCTCCGGGGTCTGGTGGTTGCTGGGTGTGCGGCTgccaaccacaaccagcagGGTGATCCGGAGAAAGCGGCgaaggtggtggtcgagGCGGTTAAGGGAACGGGAAAGTTTGAGGGGAAGCAGTTGCCTTTGCGGTTGCCCATTGGCAAGGATGCTATTGCTGCGATGCGCAAGGCGTGCGAGGAGAGGTTGGCTATTTGTAATGAGTTTGAGGGGCTGGTGGATCAGACGGATTTCTAAATTTTGAATCAAAATTGTATATAATGATTAGCTTCGAGTTGGTTCAATTGACTTTTGTTTACTAAAAATTGGTTGGATTATTCTGTATGGGTCGGATGGAATATTCCAGGTGACTTTGGTTAGGATCTTGCTCTGTTGAGTGCACTTGTCCGTGACACAGTCCTCATTTATGAAAAGGGGCTGACCGGAATATGATTTACTTACTAATGCCTATGGCTAAAAAAACTGGTCTATGACTTATGTTTTGTATAGTTGATTTGATGGTAAAGGAGATACCAGTAGTCAATGGTAGTATCCACGGGTAGtgtgaaatatatatcattatcGCAAATATGACACCAATATCCTCTCGCATGACAATTTAGTTATAGTtaactttatatacagcATCGACTAAAGTGACATAGATCAGTCAGCTGGTCTCCCCTGCAGCAACTTCTCCCgctccccaaccccaaaagTCCCACTCTTGGTCAGAACCCTCCGCCTGGCACCCCTACTCCCTAGCGGTCCACTATCCCGATCTCCCAAGTACCACGCCAAGTCACTTGTTTCATCAGCCCCGGTAGCCGAGAGCCCGTTCCCCAACCAAGCAAACCGATCTCCACCAACATACTCCCAATCATAATCCTCAGCCCTTAACTCACGTAACGCATCCGCAAAATGCAAACTACTCCCCGGCCACATCGACAATCTGGCACTATCGCCATCGGCCTTATAATGCGAGCGACACGCATCCGCCCAGACGGTCTTTTCCAACAAAAACTTACGACAATGAGCCGTGAAAGCCCGACTAGCAGCGCGCGACGGACTGAACGCATGAATATTCTCCGTCTGGTAGCGGTCGATCAACTGGCAGATGTACTCGGCTTGAATCTCGGCGGTGCGGAGGTAACTCCCGCtgatggaagggaaaaaggggcCCGCGAACATGGCGTAATTGGGCATGTGCGGGACAGTGGTTGCGAAGTAGGAGTCTAGGACGTCGTCGGCCCAGAGGTTCGCAAGAGATTGGTTGGATTTGCCGATCAAGGGGAAGGACGGGATGCAGGTGGTGTCGAAGCCGGTGGCGCAAATGATGGCATCCACGGCGTGGTGGGTTCCTGTGCTATCGATGAGGCCGTCGGAGCAGATGCGGGTGATTTCTCCGACgatgagggtggtgttgggctGGCTGAGGGCTGAGAGGTAGCCGACTCCGGGAGTTGGTCGACGGCAGCCTGGGGCGaaggtggggaggagttcCGAGGTGGGAAGGTTGTGCTGGTTTAAGGTTGCTTCCATTGTTTGAGTTAGGTACTGGCGCATGCCTTGATGGAGTGGGCTGTCACGAAGGAAAGTAGAAAATGTGCTGTTGATCACTGTCTCAATTTGTTTGCGCTTTGTGAGGAGATGGCATGGGTCGTTAGTCCACTCTGTGATCTGGTCTGGGGTGTATGTTTGCTGCGCTCCGCCGAAGGGACCCACGATCCAGTTGGGTTGGCGGATAAAGTGAAGGAGTTGGCTGGCTTGTGGTTGGAGAGCTGTGAGGAGTTGCTGGCCGCTGGAGCTGTTGGGGGAGTGTATTTTTAGCTGAAGAGCAAgcagaggaaggtgatggttaGTAGCTTACCCGTTTCCAATCAAGGCAATTCGTTTCCCAGAAACATCATAGCCGTCGTCCCAATTGGCGCTATGGACCAGGCGTCCCTTGAACTCGTTCAAGCCAGGGATACTTGGCCACTTCCATCGGTTCAATGGACCACTGGCATTGATGAGTATGTCGACCGTGTCGGTCAGGCTTTGCTGGTTGGCGAGGTCTTCGAGCTCGATGCCCCATTTACCCTTGGCTTCATCCCACACGGCCGATGTGACCTTAGTCTGGGTGCGCACATACTGATTCAAATTGTACTTTGTGGCAAAGTCCTTGAGGTACTGCAGCACTGAGCTTCCCGGCGCATATTCAGCCGGGAAGTTGGGATTGGGCTCGAAAGAATAGACATAGTTGTGGGCTGGGACGTCGCAGGCAACTCTGGTTTGGTGGTCAGTTGCATGGGATTATGCAATGGGACAGGGATGTAGTACTACATACCCAGGATAGTGATTTTCGTACCAGACTCCCCCGACACTTTTGTTTTTCTCATAGACAACTAATTCGATATTACGAAAAGATCGTTGTAGCTTGTATGCAAGGCAGAGACCAGCCACTCCGGCCCCAATACATGCAATGCGGACAGTCCGCTCCGCATGGATGGGATGCTCGGCTCGATTTAGCGTcatgtttttctttcctttcttataTGGAAATGATGGGAATACTCGGCCTGAATGGAATTGAAGCTTCCTCCTCGGGTAAGACGGAGGAGCTAgctcttataattataaaagctGTTTTGGAACGTTTTCGTGTTGTTACGTTTCGGCCTCCGATCTGCCTGGTCCCTTGATGGTAATTGTCATGCATCTGCACATAATATTCGGTATTTGACAGGTAACCTGAATCAAAATTAGTGCAAATCCTGCCTTGCATTTTGGCCCCATGTATATTGACATAAGCAAGGACAGCAGGTATGCCTTGGGAGCCCTAGCCGCCAGGATCGACACTAATGTGGGGGCCGAATCCTTCTTTATTTTGTATTGCCACGAGGTTTATGGAGGAGTTCCAACTTCCAAGCTTTGTCGGTTACGAGTGTACTCCGCCTCTGGGCCCCCAATCTATTGTTGGGGTCCGGAGGGATAAAAGAGTCTTCTGCTGTCGGCCCGTTCTCTCAGGACACCAAGCACAACAGTATCTATCGCAATGTCATCAGATTCCTTGTCTTTCCTTACCTGGGGTGCACTTTCGGTCCTCGCCTGGACAATCTACGGAGCCATTTGGCGGCTGTATCTGAGCCCCTTGGCCGCATTTCCCGGGCCGAAGATTGTCGCGTTGACCTCGTGGGTGGAGTTTTACCATGACGTGGTCAAGAAGGGCACATACATGTGGGAGATTGAGAAGATGCATCAGAAATACGGACCGATTGTTCGTGTGAGCCCGTACGA
The window above is part of the Aspergillus luchuensis IFO 4308 DNA, chromosome 8, nearly complete sequence genome. Proteins encoded here:
- a CDS encoding cytochrome P450 (COG:Q;~EggNog:ENOG410PHJE;~InterPro:IPR001128,IPR017972,IPR002401,IPR036396;~PFAM:PF00067;~go_function: GO:0005506 - iron ion binding [Evidence IEA];~go_function: GO:0016705 - oxidoreductase activity, acting on paired donors, with incorporation or reduction of molecular oxygen [Evidence IEA];~go_function: GO:0020037 - heme binding [Evidence IEA];~go_process: GO:0055114 - oxidation-reduction process [Evidence IEA]) translates to MPIANTNAAALLTLLALTLGYHLRTWPLVDLLLETLFAVIVYRLTLHPLASYPGPWLAAATDWYNIYYCFTGDRHLDFYRLHEKYGSAVRYGPNRVSFRSATALADIYGSQANTQKSAVYSAFTHFFTVPASLTTIDRKAHAFKRRVTSRALNPRAVQDLEELILQNVRALCTALTIPADPYPSKNNEDPTTEKDPSSSWGRPHDLTTTIKCLLSDIMGDVTFSRHWNMQSSPRNRHILSLMAQGTRGINLAGHMPTLLKLHLDRLCFPTLTRGVQQFFQLSEEQSSWRAAQPPDTLPHRDLFASLLDARDPHSGQGYTPRDLIAEAGFLIIAGTDTTATTITATLFYLLHNGEAYVRAQTEVRAAFKDVEDVRIGPALAGCGFLYACVNEALRLNPPVSSVLPRQVLEGGLVVGAMDDKHGGGADRKYFVPEGTDVGVPMYALQRDARYWVDPHAFRPERWLGVDAEDGGVTAYAPFGAGRTSCVGKYLAYQEMGIILARLLWLFDIQLYSVHEKEGNKKKGDAAWGRNRRDEFQTRDVFTSSHEGPVVQFRRRI
- a CDS encoding uncharacterized protein (COG:S;~EggNog:ENOG410PSN3;~InterPro:IPR023213); this encodes MSWTQVSPNRYERPFDSIESFYRIVAAAGAPLNKEHYLITCTLQLHPPLPPTSAIEQAWKALRHVYPQLAAEPEADGNGSQRFVYEVITSTTQLDAWAQETFHIDTNRTSNDLYEQLTPSPRVHLYYLPNTSEVVFRTPHWRIDGIGLHHMQSAFLQLLADGTIHPIDGTEPSRLCPAVDQAISDSNLPNTSTPLDEPAATAASNRELQPCLTQTDNGNLMLPTLPNVLPTNPRRILRHIDSATTTRLLEACSAHNITITAATHAALALTGLQFALHPENKPDYVGFNPLDLRRYLPEPWNGPAAAVSLYHTGLPFRMPLYPTQVEKHGEFLRLAREFTSLYRRNLAKEAPQNIFDFLPTYVGRVMQVLGAAPPDPLLAPAHPELSSMGRVNELLKSEVEGKERKVKVEEWWVAIEVINRLLLTQVWTFNGELVLSVHWNEAFYERSLVEGVFERWREVLVEGLLE
- a CDS encoding SDR family oxidoreductase (COG:Q;~EggNog:ENOG410PPHD;~InterPro:IPR002347,IPR036291;~PFAM:PF00106,PF13561,PF08659,PF01370;~go_process: GO:0055114 - oxidation-reduction process [Evidence IEA]) produces the protein MSSQPLIWVVTGCSSGIGEALVRAILAQGDKVIATARARNNVSGADRLSALKEAGAAVVELDVSRPQEELDAKAREIWEIYGKVDVLVNNAGYIDAGIVEEITEPFLIDALRTNAFGPLNVSRAFLPLMRAQKSGTVLFTSSVGVYYGAPGASCYTGGKGLLEVVVPNLALELAAFGIRTSLLTYGYYRTEVMNPGNFYSRAPRPLPEYEELRGLVVAGCAAANHNQQGDPEKAAKVVVEAVKGTGKFEGKQLPLRLPIGKDAIAAMRKACEERLAICNEFEGLVDQTDF
- a CDS encoding flavin-containing monooxygenase (COG:Q;~EggNog:ENOG410PK67;~InterPro:IPR020946,IPR036188;~PFAM:PF07992,PF13450;~go_function: GO:0004499 - N,N-dimethylaniline monooxygenase activity [Evidence IEA];~go_function: GO:0050660 - flavin adenine dinucleotide binding [Evidence IEA];~go_function: GO:0050661 - NADP binding [Evidence IEA];~go_process: GO:0055114 - oxidation-reduction process [Evidence IEA]) codes for the protein MTLNRAEHPIHAERTVRIACIGAGVAGLCLAYKLQRSFRNIELVVYEKNKSVGGVWYENHYPGVACDVPAHNYVYSFEPNPNFPAEYAPGSSVLQYLKDFATKYNLNQYVRTQTKVTSAVWDEAKGKWGIELEDLANQQSLTDTVDILINASGPLNRWKWPSIPGLNEFKGRLVHSANWDDGYDVSGKRIALIGNGSSGQQLLTALQPQASQLLHFIRQPNWIVGPFGGAQQTYTPDQITEWTNDPCHLLTKRKQIETVINSTFSTFLRDSPLHQGMRQYLTQTMEATLNQHNLPTSELLPTFAPGCRRPTPGVGYLSALSQPNTTLIVGEITRICSDGLIDSTGTHHAVDAIICATGFDTTCIPSFPLIGKSNQSLANLWADDVLDSYFATTVPHMPNYAMFAGPFFPSISGSYLRTAEIQAEYICQLIDRYQTENIHAFSPSRAASRAFTAHCRKFLLEKTVWADACRSHYKADGDSARLSMWPGSSLHFADALRELRAEDYDWEYVGGDRFAWLGNGLSATGADETSDLAWYLGDRDSGPLGSRGARRRVLTKSGTFGVGEREKLLQGRPAD